The genomic stretch AAACTTTCCGGGATAACGATGGTATCGCTGGGCTCTATTGGGTGATCAAGGGAAATGTGTTCTATCTCTATTTTCTTTCCATTTTTTTCTCTGACTATTTTGACCTGTCTTTTGGCTGCTTTTTCTGTAAAACCCCCTGCTGTGCTTATTGCTTTCAGAACTGTCAAATTCTTCATGTATGTATACTGGCCCGGACGCTTTGCTTCGCCTGTTACATAAAAAACCTTCATTTTCGGAACAAATATTGTATCAAAATTCTGTACCTCAATATTCTGCGTTTTTTCGCCCTCAAGGACATCCCTCAGTCTCACTTTTATCACTTCCGACGGGTCAACCTGGTCCGGCAAAAGAACAGCGTCTTTTTCATCCTTTTTTTTCTCTTTAGGTCTTACTATCATTATCTCAAGGTCTGCATCCGATTTAACGCCACCGGCCATTGCAATAGCCTCAATAAGCAAAGTCTTTTTCGTCAAGGGATATGAACCCGGTGAATTTACCTCTCCTATTATTGACACCTTCTGGCTTCTATATTCTGTAACCATAACGCTGATCTGAGGGCTTACAATAAAACCCTGCGAAAGAAGCTCCTTCAACTTTTTTTCCAATTGCAGAGGGGTCAGTCCGGAAACATCAAGTTCTCCGATAAGAGGGAAACTGATTCTGCCTTCCAGGTTCACACGTATTTTACGGGTCAGGTCAGGATGATCCCAGACAGTAACCGAAAGTTCATCTTCAACTCCGATCTTGTAATCGTCCTGGGCAAAGGCAGAGGAGGGGGAGAGATGAAAAGAAAAGAAATTTAGAATTTTTAATTTAGAAATTAGAATTTTTGGAAATAAGGATTGAAAAAAAGGCGCAGAAACAACGGCCGGTTGTCCAATATAGACCGTGGAGTGAAGTTTGATCGGATCAAATGTATGGTAGCATAGAGAAAATGAAAAAATGAAAAATATTGACAAAAAGATAGTAAGCAACTTTGGCAGTACCCTGATATTCATTATAACCCTTTATGACTCGATAAAATTTACGGCGTTGTTACTGAAACCTTAAACATCACCTTATTTTCATTATATTGATACGCCTGAAAGTTTGAATCCTTAGTGGTATATTGATAATCAAGTCTTGCCTCTAACCATTTCTGTATCTTGTAGAATGCACCGACGCCAAAATCCCACGTTTTATCAGTTCTCTTTTTCATTTGATTTTCAATATTATCTTTCATTGCATCCAGATAATCGCTCTGCCTGTATGAAACCTTGCCTGTACCACCGATCTTTTGGGTAAAAAGATGCTGCAATGTTAAACCGGCAGAAGTTACATCATAGGATGCATTACCGGAATCAACATCATCATCATGATAACGGCCGAGATTCAATGCAACGTTGGTATAAGCGCTGAAAGCATACATAAGATCGCCGACCATAACCCATGTTTTCGGCTTATTTTCACGATTTACTACATCGTGATTGTACTTAGCCCATGCATAACCGCCTTTGATATCGCCATTGATCTTTCCCTCCGGATCGTAAAACGAAAGACCTGCATATATTATATTATCCCTGTGGTCGGAGTTATCTGAATTCTTGAAATCCTTACCCACATAATTGTATTCAACAAGGGCAGAAGTGC from Pseudomonadota bacterium encodes the following:
- a CDS encoding SLBB domain-containing protein; this encodes MNIRVLPKLLTIFLSIFFIFSFSLCYHTFDPIKLHSTVYIGQPAVVSAPFFQSLFPKILISKLKILNFFSFHLSPSSAFAQDDYKIGVEDELSVTVWDHPDLTRKIRVNLEGRISFPLIGELDVSGLTPLQLEKKLKELLSQGFIVSPQISVMVTEYRSQKVSIIGEVNSPGSYPLTKKTLLIEAIAMAGGVKSDADLEIMIVRPKEKKKDEKDAVLLPDQVDPSEVIKVRLRDVLEGEKTQNIEVQNFDTIFVPKMKVFYVTGEAKRPGQYTYMKNLTVLKAISTAGGFTEKAAKRQVKIVREKNGKKIEIEHISLDHPIEPSDTIVIPESFW